Genomic DNA from Puntigrus tetrazona isolate hp1 unplaced genomic scaffold, ASM1883169v1 S000000008, whole genome shotgun sequence:
CAGTTTGGTTTGATGTTCAAGCATGTTATAGTGATCACAAAGCTGAAGGTAAACTGCTTAAAAAGACAGGATGTATCTGAAGGTGTTGCAGTTGTGTCGTGGAAAATGTGCTGTGGTTTCACTGGCCACTGCAGACTAACACACAAAACTAACATCTACTAAACATAGacaaacatattaacatatgaattattaatcatCTATGAACACATCATTAAGTTTTGTAAACGATTAGTTCATCACTAACTTATCACTTATAAATGCCTTATATCTGGACGTTATTATAAAGTGTGACCTTATATTCTGTGTAAGTATTTTTTATGTCCAATGCTCTTCCGCTATATAATAGCATTCTGTCATCTGCCGTCTCTGTCTCTTCTTCCTTTACTAGTTCAGACTCTATGGCACGTCTGCAAGATCCTGAGCGGACAGTAAGACAGATTAAACTCAGTCACAGACCCTAAACCCAGCGGCCTGTTATGGCAAATTTAGGAAAAACTTGTATTCTTCGTCTGGATCTCTGTGCTGTTATTATTGTCCTGATTCATGCAGGTAGGCTACTCTTCACATGTTTTTGATTTGAGAGAAATTCTCTTGTAAATGTTTACTGAGTGAAGTTACTGTAAACCTGCACTGATtgtgattttctgtgttttcttcagatTATTCCAGATGTAGTCCAGAGCAAAATGTTCGTCAGCACATCAACAAAACAGTGTCTGTGGGGGAAACAGTTACACTTCACTGCAACAAAACCAAAGTTGATGATGATTTCGGGTGGAAGATGAACGGCTCTGTTATTTTTAGGCTGGTCTCTAATATGAACGTAACTAGAACAAACTTCAGCTCAAACAGGACTCACATCGACTCAAGATCTCCAAGAGATTTAATAATACATCAAATACAAGAGTCTGATGCTGGAAACTACACCTGTTACCCAGCGGCAATTAGATGGACATTAACAGTCACAGGTTATCACACGATCTTTTCTGTATAAGAGTTCAGTATAAGTTTGTAACTACAGTTATAGTAGCAGCTAGAGTAACTATTGGTGCAG
This window encodes:
- the LOC122332307 gene encoding uncharacterized protein LOC122332307, whose protein sequence is MANLGKTCILRLDLCAVIIVLIHADYSRCSPEQNVRQHINKTVSVGETVTLHCNKTKVDDDFGWKMNGSVIFRLVSNMNVTRTNFSSNRTHIDSRSPRDLIIHQIQESDAGNYTCYPAAIRWTLTVTENQIRPESAKQTNIIIIIIIIIIMSFYGLIMICLIVRIRIFTHRKSSQAINSSSEKQDVKMVSDCDKHTITVCVYSLHRVLSTSDISDEPLRTGRCQSLIFYG